Proteins from one Nitrobacteraceae bacterium AZCC 2146 genomic window:
- a CDS encoding adenosylhomocysteine nucleosidase (product_source=KO:K01243; cath_funfam=3.40.50.1580; cog=COG0813; ko=KO:K01243; pfam=PF01048; superfamily=53167; tigrfam=TIGR03468) produces MILAAGGTATVGDSIDPRPVLIVTGLVQEAKIAAGPGMTVICSSSDPVQLRALLAGFDPSTVRGVISFGVAGGLDPQLKSGAVVIATEVMAGDRRWPAAEALSEELIAGAGVGRQTVFRGGLVGVEKVVTGQAGKAALRSETGAAAVDMESHIAAAYAAEAGLPFAALRVVSDPASRALPELATTAIKPNGDIDLGKVLRGIARNPLTIRALVSTGRDFNRALRSLRDCRSFFLGRTSLVVTEI; encoded by the coding sequence GTGATTTTGGCGGCTGGGGGCACTGCTACCGTGGGTGATTCGATTGACCCGCGGCCGGTACTGATCGTGACGGGGCTGGTTCAGGAAGCAAAAATTGCAGCCGGGCCTGGAATGACCGTCATCTGCAGCTCCAGCGATCCCGTTCAGTTGCGCGCGCTACTGGCAGGCTTCGACCCTTCGACCGTCCGCGGCGTGATCTCCTTTGGCGTCGCCGGCGGCCTCGATCCCCAGTTGAAATCAGGCGCCGTCGTCATCGCGACCGAAGTCATGGCCGGCGACCGCCGCTGGCCGGCCGCCGAAGCCTTGAGCGAAGAACTGATCGCCGGTGCCGGCGTCGGCCGCCAGACGGTGTTTCGCGGCGGTCTCGTCGGCGTGGAGAAGGTCGTGACCGGGCAGGCGGGCAAGGCCGCCTTGCGCTCGGAGACCGGTGCGGCGGCGGTCGATATGGAAAGCCATATCGCTGCGGCCTATGCCGCCGAGGCGGGCCTTCCGTTCGCAGCCTTGCGCGTGGTCAGCGATCCCGCCAGCCGCGCGCTGCCGGAATTGGCGACCACCGCGATCAAGCCGAACGGTGACATCGATCTTGGCAAGGTGCTGCGCGGCATCGCCCGCAATCCGCTGACGATCCGCGCGCTGGTCTCGACCGGGCGCGACTTCAATCGCGCGCTGCGCAGCCTGCGCGATTGCCGCAGCTTTTTCCTTGGGCGGACCAGCCTCGTCGTCACCGAAATTTAA
- a CDS encoding hopanoid biosynthesis associated radical SAM protein HpnH (product_source=TIGR03470; cath_funfam=3.20.20.70; cog=COG0535; pfam=PF04055,PF11946; superfamily=102114; tigrfam=TIGR03470) has translation MRRKKLEMAIPFFKEMKIGGYLVKQKLLGRKRYPLVLMLEPLFRCNLACIGCGKIDYPDAILNRRMSAQECWDAADECGAPMVAIPGGEPLIHKEIGEIVRGLVERKKFVSLCTNALLLEKKLDLFTPSPYLFFSVHLDGLKDHHDKAVSQKGVFDRAISAIKAAKAKGFAVNVNATIFDGHAAEDIAKFLDYTVELGVGVSMSPGYAYERAPDQEHFLNRTKTKKLFRDVFALGKGKKWNIMHSGLFLDFLAGNQEYECKPWGMPARNIFGWQKPCYLLGEGYTKTFKELMDTTDWDTYGTGKYEKCADCMAHCGYEPTAADAAISNPFKALWVAMRGVKTTGPMAPEIDLTKQRPAQYIFSAEVQKRLSDIRKDEAEAAALKAQQKASTAA, from the coding sequence ATGCGCAGAAAGAAACTTGAAATGGCAATTCCGTTTTTTAAAGAGATGAAGATCGGCGGATACCTGGTGAAGCAGAAGCTGCTGGGCCGGAAACGTTATCCGCTGGTGCTCATGCTGGAACCGCTGTTTCGCTGCAACCTGGCCTGCATCGGCTGCGGCAAGATCGACTATCCCGATGCGATCCTGAACCGCCGCATGTCGGCGCAGGAGTGCTGGGATGCAGCCGACGAGTGCGGCGCGCCGATGGTGGCAATCCCCGGCGGCGAACCGCTGATCCACAAGGAAATCGGCGAGATCGTGCGCGGCCTGGTCGAGCGCAAAAAGTTCGTCTCGCTCTGCACCAACGCGCTGTTGCTGGAGAAGAAGCTCGATCTGTTCACGCCGTCGCCGTACCTGTTCTTCTCGGTGCATCTCGACGGCCTCAAGGATCATCACGACAAGGCCGTGTCGCAGAAGGGCGTGTTCGACCGCGCCATCTCCGCGATCAAGGCTGCGAAGGCCAAGGGCTTCGCCGTCAACGTCAACGCCACGATCTTCGACGGCCACGCCGCCGAGGATATCGCCAAGTTCCTGGACTACACCGTGGAGCTGGGCGTCGGCGTCTCGATGTCGCCGGGCTACGCCTATGAGCGTGCGCCCGACCAGGAGCACTTCCTCAACCGCACCAAGACCAAGAAGCTGTTCCGCGACGTCTTTGCGCTCGGCAAGGGCAAGAAGTGGAACATCATGCATTCCGGCCTGTTCCTCGACTTCCTCGCCGGCAACCAGGAATACGAGTGCAAGCCCTGGGGCATGCCGGCGCGCAATATCTTCGGCTGGCAGAAGCCGTGCTACCTGCTCGGTGAAGGCTACACCAAGACCTTCAAGGAATTGATGGACACCACCGACTGGGACACCTACGGCACCGGCAAGTACGAAAAGTGCGCCGACTGCATGGCGCATTGCGGCTATGAGCCGACCGCAGCCGACGCCGCGATCAGCAACCCGTTCAAGGCGCTCTGGGTCGCCATGCGCGGCGTCAAGACCACCGGCCCGATGGCGCCGGAAATCGACCTCACCAAGCAGCGTCCGGCGCAGTATATCTTCTCCGCTGAAGTGCAGAAGCGCCTGTCCGACATCCGCAAGGACGAAGCCGAAGCAGCCGCGCTGAAGGCGCAGCAGAAGGCATCGACGGCGGCGTAA
- a CDS encoding 4-hydroxy-3-methylbut-2-enyl diphosphate reductase (product_source=KO:K03527; cog=COG0761; ko=KO:K03527; pfam=PF02401; superfamily=52242; tigrfam=TIGR00216), with translation MLSQRPLEVLLAQPRGFCAGVVRAIEIVERALDKYGAPVYVRHEIVHNKYVVESLKAKGAIFVEELSEVPPHAVTVFSAHGVAKSIEEEAASRRLPVLNATCPLVTKVHNQGKRYMAKGRALILIGHAGHPEVVGTMGQVPGPVHLVQNVEDVAALTLPTDTPVAYITQTTLSVDDTRDIIAALEQRFSDIQGPDIRDICYATQNRQSAVRDLSKLVDVILVVGATNSSNSNRLREIGTEVGVASYLIADGSELNPEWLKDARAVGVTAGASAPEVLVDDVIEALRRIGPVAVSVLPGREENIEFRLPTELAELSAV, from the coding sequence GTGCTTAGTCAGCGTCCCCTCGAAGTGCTTCTGGCGCAACCGCGCGGCTTTTGTGCCGGCGTGGTTCGCGCCATCGAAATCGTCGAGCGCGCGCTCGATAAATACGGCGCGCCGGTCTATGTGCGCCACGAGATCGTCCATAATAAGTACGTTGTCGAGAGCCTGAAGGCCAAGGGCGCCATTTTCGTGGAAGAACTGTCGGAAGTACCGCCCCACGCTGTCACGGTCTTCAGCGCCCATGGCGTCGCCAAGAGCATCGAGGAAGAGGCCGCAAGCCGTCGCCTGCCGGTTTTGAATGCGACCTGCCCGCTGGTCACCAAGGTGCACAATCAGGGTAAACGCTACATGGCCAAGGGCCGGGCGCTGATCCTGATCGGCCACGCTGGCCATCCCGAGGTGGTCGGCACCATGGGCCAGGTTCCCGGGCCTGTGCATCTGGTTCAGAACGTCGAGGACGTCGCTGCGCTGACGCTGCCCACCGATACGCCAGTGGCCTACATCACCCAGACGACGCTCAGCGTCGATGACACCAGGGACATCATTGCCGCGCTGGAGCAGCGTTTTAGCGATATTCAAGGCCCGGACATCCGGGATATCTGCTATGCGACACAGAACCGCCAATCTGCGGTAAGAGACCTCAGCAAGCTCGTGGATGTCATCCTGGTGGTCGGAGCGACCAACAGTTCGAACTCCAATCGGTTGCGCGAGATCGGCACCGAGGTCGGTGTTGCCAGCTACCTGATCGCCGACGGCAGCGAGCTCAATCCGGAATGGTTAAAGGATGCCAGGGCCGTGGGTGTCACGGCTGGCGCATCGGCGCCAGAAGTGCTTGTTGATGACGTGATTGAAGCCTTGCGGCGGATCGGACCGGTTGCGGTGTCGGTATTGCCGGGGCGCGAAGAGAATATTGAATTCAGGCTACCTACCGAACTGGCAGAACTGTCCGCGGTTTGA